atatcgaGCCTAGTATTGAACTCTTTTCTCGCCAAGAAACTCTGCTCCATGATGTGGGACTATCTACAGATCCTGCCCGGGTACCATGGTAGTGAGAGTTGGGATCAATATATCACAGTTGGATCCAGAACTAAGCAGGGACGTGGTGCAAACGAGCGTGCGCCCTCACTACTTCTGTTCAAAATTTGCGTCGGAAGTCGCCACTAAGTCAACTCGGTCACTAAGTTCGACTAAGTCAACGCTACGGTTTGGCGGGTTACTCTGCCTTATCGCCCACCTCCATTTTTATCCAAAGCGAGGAACAAACGATCGTAcaatgcatgtgtgtgtgtgttacgtgttcaataaattgtttcaagGCTTTGGTTTGACGAATGGAGACGCGACAAGACAATTCGGACAAAACGCTTTGCGACTTTCAACAATTATGTAAATAACAGTTACGCTCAGTACATCTTCCGTATGTTAGAAGCAGCTGTATATTAAAGCTGTTGTTAATAATGTTTCAATGCTAAGTAACGAGACAGAACGATAGCAATACCTCTGTCGGTACTTAGATTTTAGGTATTAAATGTGCAACGGTTTCATTTACCTGTTGAAACACCCTCGTGCCACTCAATACGAGTTTAAATGCTTGCCTCTCGGGATTATAAGCCATCCTGATCGTCCTCCTTTTCCGGCTTCGGATCGATTCGAGTAGACGCTTGCTAGAGTTTGTGCCATCCTATCTActcccacaaacacacacacgcacacttgtTTTCTCCTTGTAGACACAATATAAATTGTAAATATATTGATACCGTCGAGATAAAGCATTCCAAGCAGGAAACAACACCGGATCTTACACCTGCGCCCGGATAGTAAACAAACACGATAGAAAATATAAGCGTACTAATATGGATATACACAAAACTGGACGCCCACCAGCCGTTTCTTCCGGTTCGCGATTAACGGTCGATAGTTGAGAGTTTGAAGGAGGATGTTGGGATAGAATGAGAATGAGAGAACCAGTCACAGAGAGTGAAGAAACAAGCGAAAACGACGGAATGACACCGAATCCCGCTTGCGTCTACATGAGGTGTGTTTGTTGCCGCTTTGCGTAAGCGGATGTGTGTAGttgtagtagtaatagtagtagtagtacttCTAGTAGTAGTCATAGCGATTAGTGTAAGCACTATTAGTACATCATGAATGCATCGACAAGAGCGCGAAGAATTGGCCTCTCCCTCTCTGGGCGAGCATTCGCACAACACTGGTTTGGCTAATGCATTTCTCGTTACCAGCGGTATtactgttgctgtcccgtaaAGCTAAAGCTGGTTGGTATCTGATGCTGGGTGAACTGATAGCCTAAAAAGAAACAGACAGTACCGTAATATGGGTTATACACATTCATAGACAAATCTTACCTCCActcttttcaatttctttcgagcgtttggtttcctttttctgaACAGCCAACAAGAGCACTTCTTGCAGGTTCTTTCGCTCGGATGCATTCAAATTTCTGGTAAGCATTGTATACCAGTTCGGGTCAGTGTTGGGAAGATCTACATGGAAGAGAGCGTATATAAGAATTTCTCCCCCCTCGGCTCAATGCGTGTAAGGTACGTCGCCATACGTGAATACTTACTGTTCATAATGTCTTGGAACATTATGTACTCATCCACCGTGTTTGGATTTTCCTCGTCGTCCAGCGGTGTTGTGTAGCTTTCCAATGCAGTTTCATCAAtttcatcgccatcatcatcatcgtcgtcatcgtcatcgtcttcCTCATCGGAATCAGCGTCCTGCATGCGTTAAACAATACATTACAATTTCCCATCGATCGCtcccttttgcaaaaaataacaaaaccaaccTGAATCGATGCAGTTACTTCGAAACCGGCTTCTGCTCCCCTTTCTTGTATCATCTTTGACATGTTCTTGAAGTAAGGGTTTATCTCATCCACATCGTCCTCGTCGCTCGACAATCCATCCTCCAGATCTTCGCTTTCGTCCTCACTTTCTTCCTCTTCGCCCTCGGCTGCACGGGCGGCATAGGCACGCTTCAGTCCGTCGAAAACCATCAGCATCGTTGGAATGATTTTGTCCGGCAGCTCACTCAGTACGGTCGGTTTGCGATCGCCTAGCGACAGCAACGTGCACAGGCCAATAATGCACAGCTTGCGATCGTGAATGCTGCGATGGGGGGAAAAAGGACGAGCAAATGAGTATTAAGGTTCAGTATGATCGATTCGATCTCGACTAAGATATGTACCCAAGGAAACAATCGTAATCGTGCAGCCATTGCCGGATGAAGTGAGCCGTAATAGACGAATCGGGAACCGGTATGGggattttttccaaaatttctaaCAAAAGAGTAGGATTGTAATAGATAGCTGCAATAACGACctgcaaaaacgaaaattacaataaaaaaaaaatggttcttcTGGCGAAAGTGTTTCCCACAACAGCTCAACCAACCTGTAAGCACATCGTTCGCAGCTCGGACGTTTTCACCTCCCTAGTCAGTCGCATCAATGCCAGCTCTACGAAACTCGGTATGAAATCATCGATGTGTCCCTTGCACTGTAGaataataacttctagcaatTTGGCCGCACTACACTCCGACTCTTCCGTGGCGGTGCTCGTGAGGATCTTTAGGAAGGGAATGTGCACGATCAGTATTCATCCCGGGATGGATTTTATAATTTACGGTCGTTAACAAAAGCATTTGCATTCTTACCGACTTGCACATGTTGTACATCGCAATGACGTGATTCTGATTCGAAAGGAAAGCGGGCGTATCGACCGTTATGTAGTTGTGCAATGCTGGCATCATATCAACAAAGTATTCGGCTCCATTTTTCTGGAAAAGCTACACACATGGAAAATGGTTgaagatggttgaaaagaaaatccctTCAAGTGCCGTCCCATTTTCCCAAGCAATCCTACCTCGTAAATGATTTCCAGCATCTTCCACATGTCCGGCGAGATGCTCTTGGACGTTAAATCGCACACCAGCCCGAACGCTTCCTCGTAAAACTCGAGCACATTCTGCTGCAGGACGTGTCCgatcacctgcagcacgatcgGATGCAGTGCTGCCAGCACCTGCGGATGTTCTTCCATTACGGCCAACAGTGTTTCCATTGTGCTCAACAGTCCCATCGCGGTAATTGCCTTCTCGTCACCATTATCCTCCGTTTCCAACACCTGGCTAAATGTGGTGGCCAAATGCTGACAGATGTCAAGCGCTATCGGTGGAAGCTGATCGGAGTACGTGCAAACGATTTTTTGCAGCACGGTCGTCAGTTCTTCGTTCTCCGTTTCGCGAATGATCCTTAGCAGCTCCATCGTGATGTCCTTTATCTGACTCTCCAAGAATGGAGAAGCATCTTCCTGCGAGATGAGGAACATCTGCATCGACATGGCCGCCTCCACCTTCACCGGGAGGTCTTTGTCTGTGAGTAGCGCGTTGCTCAAGAAACGCATGATCTGCTCCAGCACCTGTGGGTTCTTCAGCTTGATGTCGCTGAAATAGTGCATCACCCAGCAGGCCCGTGCTCGAAGATGCCCGTGCGGACTGGCAAACTCCGGAAAGACGTACTGCATCAGCAGCTGCTCGACCTGCTCCTTGAAGATCTTCTTCCGCAGCAACACCTCCGCCAGCGAACCAACCATATGGAGCGCACCGTCCTTCTCCTTGTGGTCCAGCCCGGGTGTGTTGATGATTTGCATAATGATTTGCATCACCTGCGTCAGAATGCCTTTGCGCGTTTTGCAGCAGTTGTGCAGTAGCGTTTCGGCCGACTGTACCGGCGACACGAAATCGTCAAACACGTCGAACTTCTTGCGGATGTACTCGATCGGATCGCTATCCCACAGCTCTTCGTCCGCTTCGGTGTACGACATCAGCGGGAAGATAACGTCCCGAATGATCTCAATCATATGGGGCTTCAGCATCTTCCACGAGAATGCGTGCGAAACGGCCGTCTTAATGTAGTCGAGCGTGTTCGTCATGACGCGCGGCGACACGTAGATCTTGTTGCGATATTGGTCCAGAATCTTCAGCAACACCATCAGCAGACCGCTGGTGAACGTTTGCAAATACCAGGTGGAAAATTCTTTGTACTCCTTCGAGATGACATTGCCGGGACTGCCGTACCGTTCGAACATACGCAGAATGATATGGGAGGCCcactttttcgttttccacGCAGGATGTTGCGGCCGTTCCTCCTCCTCAATGTGGGACGCATCCGGTGCCGGACGTTCCAGGATCTGGCGGCAGATTTCCATCCAGCACGAAAACACATCCTTCGTGATCACCTCCAGCGGTAGCGAGTACTGGGTAAGGGCGtagaatattttcaatatttgctTCTGCAACAGCACACTTTGCTCCGACGGTTCGTTGATCACGTTCATCATGATGGTGTAGATCTGTGGCAGCAGCAGATTCATCGCTTCGGTTAGCGGACCCCGTTCGGCGGACTTCTTGTATTCGTAGTGCTTCACCAGTTGGTACATGCAGAGCAGTGCACCGTGCCACGCGTTGGGGTCGCTGTTCTGCAGACACAGGCTTACTTTGTCCACTACCTGCGTCCACCGGCCCGGAAAATCGTTCTTGATAATGTGGCTCAGGCAGAAGCACATCTGTACCTTTATCACCTCAGCCGGCACGTGCACGATCGCTTCCACGATCGTGTCACGGATCATGGCCCGATCCTGCTCGTGAATGGCAAACGGGATCGGATTGCCGCCTTCCGCCTCTCGGTCCTGCCAGCTGCTGTTGATCAGGTTCTTCATATAGATGGCACCCGCCAATCGGACCGGTATTTCCAGCTCATTCTGCATGATCACCTGCATCAGGCTGGGCAGGAATCCGATGATCTTGTGTACCTACATGTGTGTAACACATGCGCGCATAGTATGATCGGTTCAGAAATAGGAAGAACAAACGAAACCATGAGTCAGCATGCTAATTTCAATCTTACTCTGGTGCTGTGTCCCGGAACACCAGGATAGTTTGTGCTGGTAGACCATTTACATATTGCTATGTGTCGtgatcaaaattttaaattataaatgcGTGTCACAACTGCAAACCACGCGATTctataaacattttcaaatcgATAGTTATTTAGTCCATAAATACAAATCTCAATTAAGAACAGGTACTCTCGTACATCGTATAGcggtaaaattgttttttccgCACTACCGAtcgtgaaaatttattttcggGTTATGTTTACACTGCTGCCGCGCCGCGATAGTGCATACCCTATAGCAACCGAGTGAAACTCGCTGACCAACAATGTGCCAGCGAAGACAATACTGACCCATTTTTGTAGGCAGTAAATGCGGAAAACGTGTTCGATAGGTGCATGtagtgtttgttggttttattatttgcaatgCAACCATTTGGAAGCATCATTGGAGCATGAGGCTTttgaaacgaaagaaacattCAATCCTATGTTTGAACAGATTTGATCATCATTCTCACGATCGTGTACGGTTAGCAGGCAACTCGGGCGGGACATTTTCAGCAGGAATGATTTTAGTCATCCAGTGACTAACTCATCCAGTTTGCTTATCTATGCGGTTTTGGTTGCGCcttatttttgtataaatgCAACAAGGTTAAAGATACTCTTCTTCGTGGAATAATCACCGAACAGCCATTAAAAGCTCCAGGTCTGAATggtggatttattttaacttgCACCGTTGTAATGGCAACATCCAAGGTATGAGCCGCTTTCAGTGTTTGGTCAATGAATTCGTTCGCATCCACAGTTAGGAGTGAACAGTCGGAGGGTGGTAGCCGCATGGGAGGAAGGTTTAATAAATACACCACCACGTTGAGTATGCTGAGCTTTGCCAGAGGGAGACAATTTTGGTgaagtttgatttttcaaGGGTAATTCAAGGGTTATTCGTTTGTACGGCAATTGTTTACAGTACGATCTTTAGCTGCGGCTCAaacagcgaagaaaaaaaaacgatatgcTTCCAAATAATTGCAAACCAACTACGGCTCATTCCAGTGTTATGcagttgtaaatattttccttcactGATGCGGCCTCTCTGCCGGCTTCCGCCCGATCACCACATCCACGTCGCGCACACCGCGTCACAGATGCTCGCATCGGAACGAATCTTCCAGATTACGATAGTTTTCATGCGCGCGTACGGTCCCGACAgctgattgttttcttttatcaccTGATTTAGTTGCTCCTCGGCCTGCAATCGTTGCGTTGGGTCGATGGTGGCACGAAGCAATTCGCTTATCTTGACGGTATCCATGTTCGGGGCGGATTACGGATGCAATGTACAGGTGTACCACACAAACGAGACCGCTTGCTAAAATCACACTTTCACTAAGCAGCGACGCTCCAGCAAGACACTTTGTGACGGCAGCTGCGAGTGGCGAGTCGCAGCCGATGCGAACAGATTTACGTATTTCCCGGCCGGTAAAATGATTTTGCAATAGCAGCACAAATGGAATTCACCGCAATTTGCAGACACGCGGTTTTAGCGCCGATCGTCGAAACGTCAGAAACATTTTAACGAAAGTGTCAGGGCATTTTTAACGAAACTTTTGTCGGCCAGTTTGCTTGATTTTAGATACTACACAAGTTATTTTCTTGCAGCTTTTGTTCGTTATGAAAAACTGGAAAAGTTGGTGAAGcaattgttataaaaattcgtaattataaattatattattttacacaatttatttttagctttttaCTGAGTAGCTAAATAAGGACTGAATTATGGAATCGATCGTGCACAGCGGCAAATACTCTTCGGAACTTATGATCAGTTCcagactagtgatgggtaaatccgacaaaaaaacggaatcgcttccgaatgactccataaattttggaagcggctccggaaggtaggtgcagtactccgaattcggaaccgtccggagccgtccggaaccgcccggaaccgtccggagccgtccggaaccgtccggagccgcctagtcggcagccggagccgtcggaatcgtcggagccgtccggaatcgtcggaatcgtcggaatcgtccggaaccgtccggaaccgtccggagccgcctagtcggcagccggagccgtcggaatcgtcggagccgtccggagccgtcggagccgccggagccgtccggagccgcctagtcggcagccggagccgtcggaatcgtcggagccgtccggagccgtcggagccgccggagccgtccggagccgtccggagccgtcggagccgctagttggcTATGATATAACCCAGATTATTGCACTATCAGCCAATTTTATATAatctgataaaaataaaaaaaataaagcaatctttatttaaaaaaaattaaaaaaaagcgctAGCAATAACTAGCgcctccggacggttccggacggctccggacgattccgggcGGCTcagacgattccgacggctccggctgccgactaggcggctccggacggttccggacggctccggacgattccgggcggctccgacgattccgacggctccggctgccgactaggcggctccggacggttccggacggttccggacggctccggacgattccgacgattccgacggctccggctgccgactaggcggctccggacggttccggacggctccggacgattccgggcggctccgacgattccgacggctccggctgccgactaggcggctccggacggttccggacggctccggacgattccgacgattccgacggctccggctgccgactaggcggctccggacggctccgggcggaatcgtggttttaacctagccggaatcggagccggTGTTGCTGtgctcggaagcggttcggagccgtgggtgcgattccgagaacccatcactattCCAGACACGTGCCAGATGTAGACGAGCTCAAAGGGAGATAAAAATTTTGGAGATCTTCTTTTCTATTGAATCTGGCGTATAGCTTACTTAATGGCCATTTTAAGAGTTCTTTGGGAACTCGGTCATGAGTTGATCAATCGTTTTAACTTTCCTGATTCCGGTTCCCATCGAAAAGAGATAAGAGGTCATCGTTAGCTCAGGTCTTCATGTGTGAATATTAGCGCTATAAATGTTCTGCAAAGTTTGCGACTGCAGCTTATTTTGTCCTTTGTAACAAGTGGTACAACCATAAATTAGAGTTAGCCGATAACCCGGAAGGAAATGCATTCGATGACTTTCTAAATGTATCTGGATGAATACTGGATTTGTATCTGATTTTATCCAATAAGCCACAGCTTATTGTGCTAGTAGTTTGTTGTAAATAGCTGCGGTCAGACAATGTAATATAAACAGTAGTAACAAAGCCGGTCGTTACTTAAAAACGCAtaggaattttatttacaaaacatacTACAACACGACAAATTAAAAAGTGAAGCACACTGTTTACAAACCGCCAACCGTCGAACACGCGTGCTCACCGTTCCCAATGCACGCTGCATAGCCTATCAAGTGTGGTATAACATTCTGTTCGTACATTCCGCCAAACAGGTGCGACCAGGGTCCGTAGGCAAACAGCGCAACATCGTCCCCGCCGTGTGTTTCGTATTTCATCGGGACTACCTTTGGGAATTGGAACTCCTGGTCCTTTATCATCGATTCGGTAATGTTTGGTCTTTGGCCCATTGGACCGGGCTGTGGCCCACCCGGACCATTCGCGTACGCTAGCGTCGTGTACGGTTTCTGGTCCCCGTCGCTGATCTGGCTGTTCAGGCCGAGAATATCGCTTCCACGTGTCGCATAGCCCGATAGTGTCATCGTGTGCGAATGGTCCGCCGTCACAACGAGCAGCGTGTCATCCGGGCTGGTAAGCTGACGTGCTACCTGCACCGCTTCGGACAGCTGCACCGTTTCATCGAGTGATTTACGTGCCTTAGTGAAATGATGAGCCAGATCAATTTTGCCACCCTCGACAAACAGCACATAACCCTCAGGGTATTTCTGCAGCATTCTAATCGCCGCATATGTTAAGTCGCCTAACGTTGGGTCCACTTCCGGGCGGGCGTCCAGATGGAACTTCAGGTGGTCCGAGCTGAACAGCCCTAGCAGATAGTCTACCTCGGTGAAGTTAAGCGCCATCAGGTCCTGCCTGTTTGACACGTACCGAGCCGTACCGAGTGGTTTTCCGTAGTACCACTGAGATATCAGATTCGCCCCATCTTGCCGCTGACCGCGGAAACCTTCTTCGTCCTTCATGGTTCGTGGAAGAAATTTGCGACGCCCGCCGCCCAGAATGACGCGAAAGTTTTTGCCCGTATCGCCGTAGATCAGCTGCGTTGCTATGTCTGGACATTGGGTCGGATCACCACCAGTCCGGACTACGTCGGCATCGCTCTCCCAATCACGGCTGGCCGTGTGTGCGTAGGTACCGGCGGGGCTAGCGTGTGTTACACGTGTTGTTGTTACGATACCGGTCGCTTTGCCTGCTGCCTGCGCCCAAGCCATGATCGATTGGACGTGGTTGCGCGGATCATTGCTAGCGGCACAGTTACCATAGTTGACTGCTGCCGTTACACCGATCGTTGCATAGTTGGCCTTCACACCGCACAAATACGCTGTCGCTGTGCAAGCCGAATCCGCCACCTGTTTGTCCACACAGTAGGTCttgtaaagaaaagaaacaaatgaacatGATCAAATGGGTTATCAACAATCTAAATATGTTTCTATTGTCACGTCCGAGTAACGTAAACTTGTTTTTGATCTAAAGAAGATCATTTCTACGATCAACTCGATCAGCGATCAGCTACGATCAACAATTATTACTTTTTGCATGGAAACTAGTTGACAAATTAGTGTTCAGTATTACTTAGAAATTGTTAACACTCCAGTCTTATTAACACCGTGCTCACCTTTACAAGGCCAACGTCGGGAAACTCTTCAAACGACAGTTGGCTTTCTTCGCCCGTATGGCCTTGCTGTTGCCCGAGATACATACGGCTGGCAGCGAGTGTTGGTATTGACATACCATCACCGAGAAAGAAGATCACATTTTTGGCAATGTTTAAGTTCGGCTGCCTCATTACATGTTCCTTCAGCTTGAGCTGTGCGCCTATATTCCAGTACTGAGCCGTTTTCTCATATTCACCCGCCGATATGAGACGTTTCTTTCGATGCCGCGCTTCGTTGCTGCCTCCATCAGTTGCTTCCGGGGTGGAACGTTCCTCGCCAAAGGTTGCTACCGGTGGCGGATGGACTGCAATGAGCAAACACCGTACATGACCATTTATTACCGATCGCATTGATCGCTTCACTTATAATGAGATCAAACGCCGAACGCACGCATTGCCGCGTCTGCTGCTGATTGCCCCGTCATGCTAATGTATACCACCATTGCTCATACATACCACTTTCACTTTCAGTAACATTTGTACCGCCAGCTTTGGGCTGCAAATTTAGAGAATCTGCTGTATCGAGAAGTTCCAGTGCGATCGGATGATGAAGCCGGTCTACGCACACGATCACGATTAGTACCAATAGGGTATTAAAATACACAGAACATCCCTTCATTGTGGACTAGAACAGGATGGCAGGATAGCAGGATACTTTGGACACAAGCGATCAACAAAAAGGAACTTTACACAACAAGGAttacgtttcgttttgtgcaGGATTACTCGCGATACTAAACAGTGTTGGTTTGTTAACGTGACCACCAGGCAGCAACGTGCTCGACGGTTGGCTTCGCGGATACAAATTACGCTACGGCTGTGATCAGGTACCTGCTGCTCAGTCCATCAGCTGCTCAGTTAGCTCCCGTAATGATATCGACTCGTCAGTCAAGAGGCACGTATATATGCAGTGAAGTTGTCCCGGGTAGCGAAGCTACTTTTGTTAAGGACCATGGTTGGTCCCTGAACTAGTTGGAAAACTCTAGCCATGCCAGCATATTTATTGAATATAAAGCAGTTGCCAAAATGGAAATTGTGCATTACCGAAGATGATTTTCTCTTTCAAGGTTCATTATGTAATGAAATGGTGGTTCACGCTTATTAAGCTCAGCCTAATATTTATTTAGGATAAATTAGTAACCCTACCAGTCTAATCAGCTAACCAAATTAACATAATAATTTAGAAATCGGTTTACGAAATACTCAACCAAAAATACAGAAAGAATAACGTtcagataatttatttttcagaaTTTTCGAAAGTTTGACCAGTAGCCAGTTGTTTTGCGACCACTGTGGCCCTGGTTGAGAAATGACAGTTGTGTGGGaaaaaatagtttgttttgaattagaCCCAACTCGTGGTTTTGTAAAATACACGCGTAAAAACATTATCACTGAAGCagtaaataacataaaacgtGATTAAAGTGCAACATTGCTGGTAAGTACTGATCATGTAATAGATAAAGAACGTATCCAACTCGATTCTGTATGCTAATGACCGTACTGAAACGGCGCAAAAGTGTATTTGATTCTCATCTCCAAAAGATGTGAAAACACTTCCATATTCTTCGATAAACCTGTGTACATGAACATGCAAAGATTTATATCATCGATCAAAGTGAATTGTGCTTTATGTTAACATTTTTCACACAATATTTGCTTCATTGTAGTGCGTGCGATGCTCATACCGGCACGCGCCTTTCTTCCGgctgaaaatgtaaacaataaaCCCTTAATGAAGCAACGACACTACATGTTCATACAtacatcattttattttaagtgcTTGTGGTTCACATAACGTTTCATTATCTTAATTTGTAGGCATAAAGCCCGCCATCCACGAGGGACTTACTTATTCTGGGTTCTTTTCGTTAGTGAAATGACATGctgatgaaaattgaattcgTCATGGTCAGAAAGGAATACAACTTACATGCTAGACTCTTCCACACCGGGAAGACTTCTATGCTATACATTCTGGCTAGCGTttagtataaaataaataatacttgTTTTCAGTCGGTACGACATGGCTTGCGTACCAGGCATCTTCTGTCGATATCATCGATAAAAGGTAAATGCTTGCTAAAAACGATTGCGACACACCATTCGATCGAATCGGATCTATCACAACTGTTTAATATTCGAGCAACTTTTCGACTTGGTTGGTTTTGGATCCGGTTCATGGGGCTGCTGTTCCTGATGGTGGTGCAACCGGCTATACCCATTGTCTTTAGCGCATGACCTTTTGACCGAATTGCACCGGTTAATGGTCGTGCCTGTACTTCCCTCCGTCTCCTCCGCATCCGGAGACTCATCGGCAGAGGAGGACGAAGTGAGCGGGGACGCGCGGGAAATACAGGAGTTAGCTCGGCTTAGTCAATTGCTGGCCTCATCTGTGCTGTCTGTGTCGTACGTGTCGTTCGAACTTCGCTCGCCGTTCATCCGCGAGGCGCGCTGTAAACTCTCCAGAATGTCATCGGTATCGATGATGACGATCGGTGTGCATCCGTCCGTAAGTTGAGAGCTGGCCAGATAAGAACACATTAATCAGGCGCTCAGTTTATATGTTGTGAACTCCAAAACTTACCGGCTGTTTTGTCGTTCGAAGATCTCTCGTGAGACACTGCGCGTGAAGGAGAATCGTGTGGACATGCTGCGGGTAAGCTTCTTCGGAGGCTTTTTCGTCGCCGGGACAGGCTCTGTGATCTCTTCCGGACACTCGGCAGCCAGTGTTTCTTCGgcgtaatttttaatttcctccCATGCGTAATCTGTTGGCAGAAACGGAAATGAAGGGAGGATGAGTATTTATTGCGCGCGACATAATTTCCTCCAGTCGCGTTATCATTAAAGGTGTTACTTTTGCTGATAACATCGCACCGGTACGATTGCATCATGCGTAGTGATTCCTTTATAGAACCTTAACAAACACCTTTACAATCGCTTATCGCAGTACGAGTAAAAATCAATATCGAACAATTATGCTAATGGTTGGTGCAACCGTTCGGAAACGACATCATGTCTCTGAGGTGTACAACCGGTAGACACGTGTTGCTACAACCGTATATTGATTGTCCCTTTCCCTTGGCCAAACTTACCTATATGTTCCTCCGTGGCATGTTCGTATGTGACACAGAAACGAATAATATATTTGCCCCGCACCATCGCAGGGGTCATGTGGAATTTGCCCGACTGGTTAATCCTCGCCAAAAGATCCCGGTTGATGCGATCCTGTTGTCTAAAGGATTGAAAGGGTACGTTAAACAGACGGATGGGAAAACGTGACGACAAACTACGTACTTTAGTCGGAAACAGACAAGTCCC
The DNA window shown above is from Anopheles funestus chromosome 3RL, idAnoFuneDA-416_04, whole genome shotgun sequence and carries:
- the LOC125771277 gene encoding importin-7, whose translation is MDTVKISELLRATIDPTQRLQAEEQLNQVHKIIGFLPSLMQVIMQNELEIPVRLAGAIYMKNLINSSWQDREAEGGNPIPFAIHEQDRAMIRDTIVEAIVHVPAEVIKVQMCFCLSHIIKNDFPGRWTQVVDKVSLCLQNSDPNAWHGALLCMYQLVKHYEYKKSAERGPLTEAMNLLLPQIYTIMMNVINEPSEQSVLLQKQILKIFYALTQYSLPLEVITKDVFSCWMEICRQILERPAPDASHIEEEERPQHPAWKTKKWASHIILRMFERYGSPGNVISKEYKEFSTWYLQTFTSGLLMVLLKILDQYRNKIYVSPRVMTNTLDYIKTAVSHAFSWKMLKPHMIEIIRDVIFPLMSYTEADEELWDSDPIEYIRKKFDVFDDFVSPVQSAETLLHNCCKTRKGILTQVMQIIMQIINTPGLDHKEKDGALHMVGSLAEVLLRKKIFKEQVEQLLMQYVFPEFASPHGHLRARACWVMHYFSDIKLKNPQVLEQIMRFLSNALLTDKDLPVKVEAAMSMQMFLISQEDASPFLESQIKDITMELLRIIRETENEELTTVLQKIVCTYSDQLPPIALDICQHLATTFSQVLETEDNGDEKAITAMGLLSTMETLLAVMEEHPQVLAALHPIVLQVIGHVLQQNVLEFYEEAFGLVCDLTSKSISPDMWKMLEIIYELFQKNGAEYFVDMMPALHNYITVDTPAFLSNQNHVIAMYNMCKSILTSTATEESECSAAKLLEVIILQCKGHIDDFIPSFVELALMRLTREVKTSELRTMCLQVVIAAIYYNPTLLLEILEKIPIPVPDSSITAHFIRQWLHDYDCFLGIHDRKLCIIGLCTLLSLGDRKPTVLSELPDKIIPTMLMVFDGLKRAYAARAAEGEEEESEDESEDLEDGLSSDEDDVDEINPYFKNMSKMIQERGAEAGFEVTASIQDADSDEEDDDDDDDDDDGDEIDETALESYTTPLDDEENPNTVDEYIMFQDIMNNLPNTDPNWYTMLTRNLNASERKNLQEVLLLAVQKKETKRSKEIEKSGGYQFTQHQIPTSFSFTGQQQ
- the LOC125771298 gene encoding membrane-bound alkaline phosphatase-like is translated as MKGCSVYFNTLLVLIVIVCVDRLHHPIALELLDTADSLNLQPKAGGTNVTESESVHPPPVATFGEERSTPEATDGGSNEARHRKKRLISAGEYEKTAQYWNIGAQLKLKEHVMRQPNLNIAKNVIFFLGDGMSIPTLAASRMYLGQQQGHTGEESQLSFEEFPDVGLVKTYCVDKQVADSACTATAYLCGVKANYATIGVTAAVNYGNCAASNDPRNHVQSIMAWAQAAGKATGIVTTTRVTHASPAGTYAHTASRDWESDADVVRTGGDPTQCPDIATQLIYGDTGKNFRVILGGGRRKFLPRTMKDEEGFRGQRQDGANLISQWYYGKPLGTARYVSNRQDLMALNFTEVDYLLGLFSSDHLKFHLDARPEVDPTLGDLTYAAIRMLQKYPEGYVLFVEGGKIDLAHHFTKARKSLDETVQLSEAVQVARQLTSPDDTLLVVTADHSHTMTLSGYATRGSDILGLNSQISDGDQKPYTTLAYANGPGGPQPGPMGQRPNITESMIKDQEFQFPKVVPMKYETHGGDDVALFAYGPWSHLFGGMYEQNVIPHLIGYAACIGNGEHACSTVGGL